One region of Streptomyces leeuwenhoekii genomic DNA includes:
- a CDS encoding UvrD-helicase domain-containing protein, giving the protein MTDVYRDSPPLTAEQRAVVEQPWDARVLVTAGAGAGKTHTLVRRLDALCGHEDPKETLEATDILVLTFSRAAARELRERITRHGERARRVRAQTFDAWAYGLLVQAYPDRDWATTSFDERIKAATEAVEEGALEAGDSVPPSHVVIDEVQDLLGDRRELVEALLDRYQESCGFTVVGDAAQSVYGFQMEDPAEREDETGRFFEWLRSSYPDDLVELRLTENFRAVTPEARIALPYGPRLQRIPDADEAATLYEELRDLLLDPTNALGDLTDEYTLQGLRDLDDTCAILTRDNRQALVVSRLLHENGVDHRLRRPLEERPVPYWVAELLRRTEATGLTEDRFRSLLEQIPLPHEPDAGTLWTVLRRATRSPGRTALDLDRLRRLVADGGFPDEAADPETARIVVSTVHRAKGLEFDRVIVLTPPTVAELHKQHGTEVDLPAEARALYVAMTRARQDLYHVHPPEMPIVKRAGNRRNGRRYVGGWRSYDRYGVVAEAGDVCRDNPPGHTTDAVATQAYLLREVGPGDEVLLRKRHDLPAGEGQSPPYALLHRGREIGEASERFREELFRVQKVNRTWDPWWPDEVHGLRIDTLETVTGSAAAGANAGLGDRGVWMAPRITGIGMFRRVDEEGQGA; this is encoded by the coding sequence GTGACGGACGTCTACCGCGACAGCCCTCCGCTCACCGCCGAGCAGCGGGCCGTCGTCGAGCAGCCCTGGGACGCACGGGTCCTGGTCACCGCCGGGGCAGGTGCGGGAAAGACGCACACACTGGTGCGTCGGCTCGACGCCCTGTGCGGGCACGAGGATCCGAAGGAGACGCTGGAGGCCACCGACATCCTGGTACTCACCTTCTCCCGGGCCGCCGCCCGGGAGTTGCGTGAGCGCATCACCCGGCACGGGGAACGGGCCCGCCGGGTGCGCGCCCAGACCTTCGACGCCTGGGCGTACGGGCTGCTCGTCCAGGCGTACCCCGACCGGGACTGGGCCACGACCTCCTTCGACGAGCGGATCAAGGCCGCGACCGAAGCCGTCGAGGAGGGCGCGCTGGAGGCCGGCGACTCGGTCCCGCCCTCTCATGTGGTGATCGACGAGGTGCAGGACCTGCTGGGCGATCGTCGGGAACTGGTGGAGGCGCTGCTCGACCGCTACCAGGAGAGCTGCGGCTTCACCGTGGTCGGTGACGCGGCCCAGTCCGTCTACGGCTTCCAGATGGAGGACCCCGCCGAACGCGAGGACGAGACCGGCCGGTTCTTCGAGTGGTTGCGCAGCTCCTACCCCGACGACCTGGTTGAGCTGCGTCTCACCGAGAACTTCCGCGCCGTCACGCCGGAGGCACGGATCGCGTTGCCGTACGGCCCCCGGCTCCAGCGGATCCCGGACGCGGACGAGGCCGCCACCCTCTACGAGGAGCTGCGCGACCTGCTCCTGGACCCGACCAACGCGCTGGGCGACCTCACCGACGAGTACACCCTGCAGGGGCTGCGGGACCTCGACGACACCTGTGCGATCCTCACCCGCGACAACCGGCAGGCGCTGGTGGTCTCCCGCCTGCTCCACGAGAACGGCGTCGACCACCGGCTGCGTCGTCCTCTCGAGGAGCGGCCGGTGCCCTACTGGGTGGCCGAGCTGCTGCGCCGCACCGAGGCGACCGGTCTGACCGAGGACCGGTTCCGCTCCCTGCTGGAACAGATTCCGCTGCCCCACGAACCGGACGCGGGCACCCTGTGGACGGTACTGCGACGCGCCACCCGCTCGCCCGGGCGCACCGCACTCGATCTGGACCGGCTGCGCCGCCTGGTCGCCGACGGCGGATTCCCCGACGAGGCGGCCGACCCGGAGACCGCGCGGATCGTCGTCTCCACCGTGCACCGGGCCAAGGGGCTGGAGTTCGACCGCGTGATCGTCCTGACTCCGCCGACGGTCGCCGAACTCCACAAGCAGCACGGCACCGAGGTGGATCTCCCCGCGGAGGCGCGTGCCCTGTACGTGGCGATGACCCGAGCCCGACAGGACCTCTACCACGTCCACCCACCCGAAATGCCGATCGTCAAGAGAGCGGGGAATCGCAGGAACGGCCGGCGGTACGTCGGTGGGTGGCGGTCCTACGACCGGTACGGCGTGGTGGCCGAGGCCGGTGACGTCTGCCGGGACAACCCGCCCGGTCACACGACCGACGCCGTGGCGACCCAGGCGTACCTCCTGCGGGAGGTCGGCCCCGGGGACGAGGTGCTGCTGCGCAAGCGTCACGATCTCCCTGCGGGTGAGGGTCAGAGTCCGCCGTACGCCTTGCTGCACCGGGGGCGGGAGATAGGCGAGGCGTCCGAGCGGTTCCGTGAGGAGTTGTTCCGGGTGCAGAAGGTGAACCGGACGTGGGATCCGTGGTGGCCCGACGAGGTCCACGGCCTGCGGATCGACACCTTGGAGACGGTGACGGGCAGCGCCGCGGCCGGCGCCAATGCGGGCCTCGGTGACCGAGGTGTGTGGATGGCGCCGCGGATCACCGGCATCGGCATGTTTCGACGGGTCGACGAAGAGGGGCAGGGCGCATGA
- a CDS encoding DEAD/DEAH box helicase, with the protein MPSSPSAVIETVLEQSDRVLQTYAVDPGLIAEHANGERRITQGGYGDRQLFELVQNAADEIANEPGGRIHVVLTENHLYCANEGSPVTPEGAETILRMSMSKKRGGQIGRFGVGVKSVLVVTDAPEFFSRTGSFGFDRAWSYEQIKAVPGVTERYGPEFDAPVLRMARPLDMQAERAKDRVLDMLLTWATTVVRLPLLPKADDRLGRDMHGNRGKDHGEPREEFPVGFQLFSPHVAKVVLEDHRPRPVARRTLTVERSGDLHTVTEERTGKAVTTERWRVFTTTHEPGPAARADAGELHDRVTLDLSWAVPTLEKDPESGLYVRSARSRGRGKFWSFFPTKYEMSLSGILNGAWKTNEDRQNLLDSSPFNQEMIRVSAKLVVDSLPALAPAEDPAAYLPLLPGRVKESISWADEFLTREIWARAATSPSLPDQDGVLRVPRRLRVHPRLDRDLKQLTRWLRMWHECPGRPSDWLHPSVEADVMRSGKVEHILTAAGHERAGAREWLEALVASGTAEASAVAVRILADMVERHSPFAEEARKARVVLTEEHGLVAPVHGKVFRRAEHQDGLRESTVYVVDELAQDPSLAHALNVLGIREADVEGRFVSVLDQGFDHYTESDWKRFWELFRQAGIRRLAHKVLERVPDPRTILRVRTADKRFRPVADCMLPGAVVDAERDPSVAVDMTFHSDDTSFFPLIGLGDRPTAGVQPHADEEWFREYRTAVHAASLRNLDSNAPRPALNRMKVEGAAIGGPLHLFRELSPESRAAFLKALPDEAVVDNWTRQFGAQTNTRQAVASPIRWMLRKYGRVATSQGLKPLAEAVGPQLGAYRDVLAVADISPEKARKLRLPGTIQEVPTDHWDALLDKVSHSEDDAFVGSTYVMLTRVGADFPEDSLTRCRIGDTWGTRPDDEITLAVGTAEYRALRAEQLPALLVPTAEDAELMVEKWGMLRYADVISRETREVPEGDPVPLVELFPALRQRLNSANRNSTVQRCAELEEVTRTPNGTHASPLDAVRQDGTVKIRVPVEPEPMLRLIDRELGLGLGAAGCRAVLEHQDRMARDSALKAAQKAVRDAEDVVTKLELLIGADALRAGLPEGLMDAELQANGGREPTGRRVAQMAFNAHGDGVLQQHARDIQARFPNAPVAYGGSSAAIAFVSDLRLPVTFAGSRTPSPPPFETVEGPRDFPRLHDYQEDLVRNISTLLDRLAPQRGMLSLPTGAGKTRVTAEAVIRWVKRVGDLEGPLLWIAQTEELCEQAVQSWKFVWSKVGAERPLTISRLWSSNEVGNVVDHPHLVVATDAKLERCLGADQYAWLREPALVIVDEAHTAISKRYTEILGLLGLTQYETRRHLLGLTATPFRNTNEDETRRLITRFGNRRLDEGVFPSGDPYRDLQEWGMLAQVEHRTLEGGRITLNQDEKTHAERMAMLSRAAEQRLADDHARSLRIVDSVAALPSDWPTLLFATSVDHAKYLAAMLNDRGVPSAAVDSTTSTQDRRTRIENFRNGRIRVLTNYGVLTQGFDAPATRVVVVARPVYSTNVYQQMIGRGLRGPKNGGKDTCLILNVDDNIANFDTKLAFNQFEHLWSRT; encoded by the coding sequence GTGCCGTCCTCGCCCTCAGCGGTGATCGAAACCGTCCTCGAACAATCCGACCGGGTTTTGCAGACTTATGCCGTGGACCCCGGTCTCATCGCCGAACATGCCAACGGAGAACGCCGCATCACGCAAGGCGGATACGGTGACCGTCAGCTCTTCGAGCTCGTGCAGAATGCGGCCGACGAAATTGCGAACGAACCCGGTGGACGCATCCACGTAGTCCTCACGGAGAACCATCTGTACTGCGCCAACGAGGGAAGCCCGGTCACCCCGGAAGGCGCGGAGACCATTCTCCGCATGAGTATGTCGAAAAAGCGCGGGGGGCAGATCGGAAGGTTCGGAGTCGGGGTGAAGTCGGTCCTCGTGGTGACCGACGCGCCGGAATTCTTCAGTCGCACGGGAAGTTTCGGATTCGACCGCGCCTGGTCCTACGAGCAGATCAAGGCCGTGCCCGGCGTGACGGAGCGCTACGGCCCGGAGTTCGACGCACCCGTCCTGCGCATGGCCCGCCCACTCGACATGCAGGCCGAACGGGCCAAGGACCGCGTACTGGACATGCTGCTGACCTGGGCGACCACGGTCGTCCGGCTCCCGCTGCTGCCCAAGGCGGACGACCGGCTGGGGCGGGACATGCACGGCAACCGCGGCAAGGACCATGGTGAGCCCCGCGAGGAGTTCCCGGTCGGGTTCCAGCTCTTCTCACCGCACGTCGCCAAGGTCGTGCTCGAGGACCACCGCCCCAGGCCCGTGGCACGCCGGACGCTGACCGTCGAGCGGTCCGGCGACCTGCACACCGTGACCGAGGAGCGCACCGGGAAGGCCGTCACCACCGAGCGGTGGCGTGTGTTCACCACGACGCACGAGCCGGGCCCCGCGGCCCGCGCGGACGCCGGAGAGCTGCACGACCGGGTCACGCTCGATCTCTCCTGGGCCGTCCCCACGCTGGAGAAGGACCCGGAGAGCGGCCTGTACGTCAGGTCGGCCCGCTCACGCGGCCGCGGCAAGTTCTGGTCCTTCTTCCCCACAAAGTACGAGATGTCGCTGAGCGGCATCCTCAACGGTGCGTGGAAGACCAACGAGGATCGACAGAACCTGCTCGACTCCTCCCCCTTCAACCAGGAAATGATCAGGGTGTCGGCGAAGCTGGTCGTCGACTCCCTCCCCGCGCTGGCCCCGGCCGAGGACCCGGCCGCCTACCTGCCCCTGCTGCCCGGCCGTGTGAAGGAGTCGATCAGCTGGGCCGACGAGTTCCTGACCCGGGAGATCTGGGCTCGCGCCGCCACGAGCCCCTCACTGCCCGACCAGGACGGTGTCCTGCGCGTCCCCCGGCGATTGCGTGTCCACCCACGGCTGGACCGGGACCTGAAGCAATTGACCCGGTGGCTGCGGATGTGGCACGAGTGCCCCGGTCGTCCCTCGGACTGGCTGCACCCGAGCGTCGAGGCCGACGTCATGCGCTCAGGCAAGGTCGAGCACATCCTCACCGCCGCCGGACACGAACGGGCCGGGGCCCGCGAATGGCTGGAGGCCTTGGTCGCGAGCGGCACGGCCGAGGCGTCGGCCGTGGCCGTCCGCATCCTGGCCGACATGGTGGAGAGGCACTCGCCGTTCGCCGAGGAGGCCCGCAAGGCCCGTGTCGTGCTCACCGAGGAACACGGGCTGGTCGCCCCCGTGCACGGCAAGGTGTTCCGCCGGGCCGAGCACCAGGACGGGCTGCGCGAATCCACGGTGTACGTCGTGGACGAACTCGCCCAGGACCCGTCGCTGGCGCACGCGCTCAACGTGCTCGGCATCCGCGAGGCCGACGTCGAGGGGCGGTTCGTCAGCGTCCTCGACCAGGGGTTCGACCACTACACGGAGTCGGACTGGAAGCGCTTCTGGGAGCTGTTCCGTCAGGCCGGCATCCGTCGCCTGGCCCACAAGGTCCTGGAGCGGGTGCCCGACCCTCGCACCATCCTCCGGGTACGGACGGCCGACAAGCGCTTCCGGCCGGTCGCGGACTGCATGCTGCCCGGTGCCGTGGTCGACGCCGAGCGCGACCCGAGCGTCGCCGTCGACATGACGTTCCACTCCGACGACACGTCCTTCTTCCCGCTGATCGGCCTGGGGGACCGCCCGACCGCCGGCGTGCAGCCCCATGCGGACGAGGAATGGTTCCGGGAGTACCGCACCGCCGTCCACGCGGCCTCCCTGCGCAACCTGGACAGCAACGCCCCGCGACCCGCGCTCAACCGGATGAAGGTCGAGGGCGCCGCGATCGGCGGCCCTCTCCACCTGTTCCGTGAGCTGTCCCCGGAGTCTCGCGCCGCCTTCCTGAAAGCCCTGCCGGACGAGGCCGTGGTGGACAACTGGACGCGCCAGTTCGGCGCCCAGACGAACACCCGTCAGGCGGTGGCCTCGCCGATCCGATGGATGCTGCGCAAGTACGGCAGGGTCGCCACCTCCCAAGGCCTCAAGCCGCTGGCCGAGGCCGTCGGCCCCCAGCTCGGTGCCTACCGCGACGTGCTGGCCGTCGCCGACATCTCCCCGGAGAAGGCCCGCAAACTACGGCTGCCCGGCACCATTCAGGAGGTCCCCACCGACCACTGGGACGCACTGTTGGACAAGGTGTCCCACAGCGAGGACGACGCCTTCGTCGGTTCGACCTACGTGATGCTGACCCGGGTCGGGGCCGACTTCCCGGAGGACTCCCTCACCCGCTGCCGGATCGGCGACACCTGGGGCACCCGTCCCGACGACGAGATCACCCTCGCCGTCGGTACCGCCGAGTACCGGGCCCTGCGTGCCGAACAGCTCCCCGCCCTGCTCGTGCCGACCGCCGAGGACGCCGAGCTGATGGTCGAGAAGTGGGGCATGCTCCGCTACGCCGACGTGATCAGCCGGGAGACCCGCGAGGTGCCCGAGGGCGACCCGGTACCCCTCGTCGAGCTGTTCCCTGCCCTGCGGCAGCGTCTGAACAGCGCCAATCGGAACAGCACGGTGCAGCGGTGCGCCGAGCTGGAGGAGGTCACGCGTACGCCCAACGGCACGCACGCCTCTCCCCTGGACGCCGTGCGCCAGGACGGCACGGTCAAGATCCGTGTGCCCGTGGAGCCGGAGCCCATGCTGCGGCTGATCGACCGCGAGCTCGGCCTCGGACTGGGCGCGGCCGGCTGTCGCGCTGTGCTGGAGCACCAGGACCGCATGGCCAGGGACAGCGCCCTGAAGGCGGCGCAAAAGGCCGTGCGCGACGCCGAGGACGTCGTGACCAAACTCGAGCTGCTGATCGGCGCGGACGCACTCAGGGCCGGTCTTCCCGAGGGCCTGATGGACGCCGAGCTCCAGGCGAACGGCGGCAGGGAGCCGACCGGCCGCCGCGTCGCGCAGATGGCGTTCAACGCGCACGGCGACGGGGTCCTCCAGCAGCACGCGCGGGACATCCAGGCGCGCTTCCCGAACGCTCCGGTGGCGTACGGCGGATCGTCGGCCGCCATCGCGTTCGTCTCCGACCTGCGTCTTCCCGTCACGTTCGCCGGCTCCAGGACGCCCTCGCCGCCCCCCTTCGAGACCGTCGAGGGTCCCCGGGACTTCCCCAGGCTGCACGACTACCAGGAGGACCTGGTCCGCAACATCTCCACCCTGCTCGACCGGCTCGCCCCGCAACGCGGCATGTTGTCCCTGCCCACCGGCGCCGGCAAGACACGGGTCACCGCCGAGGCCGTCATCCGCTGGGTGAAGCGGGTCGGCGATCTCGAGGGTCCCCTGCTGTGGATCGCGCAGACCGAGGAGCTGTGCGAGCAGGCCGTGCAGAGCTGGAAGTTCGTCTGGAGCAAGGTCGGGGCCGAGCGACCGCTCACCATCAGCAGGCTGTGGAGCAGCAACGAGGTCGGCAACGTCGTCGATCACCCCCATCTGGTGGTCGCCACGGACGCCAAACTGGAGCGGTGCCTGGGCGCCGACCAGTACGCGTGGCTGCGTGAACCCGCCCTGGTGATCGTGGACGAGGCGCACACCGCGATCTCCAAGCGGTACACGGAGATCCTCGGCCTGTTGGGCCTGACCCAGTACGAGACCCGTCGGCATCTGCTGGGTCTGACCGCCACCCCGTTCCGCAACACCAACGAGGACGAGACCCGCCGGCTGATCACCCGCTTCGGCAACCGGCGACTCGACGAGGGCGTGTTCCCGTCGGGCGACCCGTACCGCGACCTGCAGGAGTGGGGCATGCTCGCCCAGGTCGAACACCGCACCCTGGAGGGCGGGCGGATCACGCTGAACCAGGACGAGAAGACGCACGCGGAACGCATGGCGATGCTGTCCCGTGCCGCCGAGCAACGTCTCGCCGACGACCACGCGCGCAGCCTGCGCATCGTGGACTCCGTGGCCGCGCTGCCGTCGGACTGGCCGACGTTGCTCTTCGCCACGTCGGTCGACCATGCCAAGTACCTGGCGGCCATGCTCAACGACCGAGGCGTACCGTCCGCCGCCGTGGACTCCACGACCAGTACGCAGGACCGCAGGACGCGGATCGAGAACTTCAGAAACGGCCGCATCCGTGTGCTCACCAACTACGGTGTCCTCACCCAGGGGTTCGACGCTCCCGCTACGAGGGTCGTGGTCGTGGCACGACCGGTCTACAGCACCAACGTGTACCAGCAGATGATCGGCCGCGGCCTGCGCGGGCCCAAGAACGGCGGCAAGGACACCTGCCTGATCCTCAACGTCGACGACAACATCGCCAACTTCGACACCAAGCTGGCCTTCAACCAGTTCGAGCACCTCTGGAGCCGTACGTGA
- a CDS encoding helix-turn-helix transcriptional regulator — translation METGEEFGPWLARQLKLAGKTQAELAKELGLTRAAVSAWIAGRSTPRPTVMTEIAKALGTDVGTVHTRTTDTRAGLPVTWYHRPGYPDGGRDLGNAAAFAFDADVQVLARETCQNSLDERLVENGRPVRVRYTLHELTGEHLDAFREAILWNDLFPHYSAVSELAGNQKVGRVVDAGVRDMYEKGRLVLLRVDDYNASGLTGDDYADGKFAAVVRRQLESLKSGPAAGGSYGLGKATLWATSALGLVLINSTLSVPHEGRTERRVIGRLELPWREVDGRAYAGPAWFGRPDPDTPGAEVARSWWADEETVARLHLSREGDEPGTSFLIVGAHDVASLEGDAYDQDGRLRDEEGPEDTRDIERMHGRLVEALGRDFWAAMIGGGGRLPLLEASVRALRNGEEVVPETKVDPSVEQPSRTRALRAHYEGTTVDRLTESGQVASRYVPLKLPLTGGARGTLGTHQAVLLVTEAAGDKDTPKNQVHSLRGNRMTVRKATVPNLPLGTNPFQAVLLVGEAAGESAPFAKEAEEFLRAAEPPEHDRWGQTEELTLRWSPSAYRRINNLTTEVNSAVRELVVRPKRGGGGGGEALRKALTVKSRPKAKVPTGPVVPALDGLEATIGDQGEWLIAAEVSIPRGDEIVPMVPVAQLDVHSGGRPRLDWAELVAVEGCEVENGTLRFPPGTRRAKFRGATDVSSHPVRTALTRLVLELRAGKGA, via the coding sequence GTGGAGACAGGTGAGGAGTTCGGGCCGTGGCTGGCCCGGCAGCTCAAGCTCGCGGGGAAGACGCAGGCAGAACTGGCCAAGGAGCTCGGGCTGACCCGAGCTGCCGTCTCCGCGTGGATCGCCGGACGGTCGACTCCGCGCCCGACCGTGATGACGGAGATCGCCAAGGCGTTGGGTACGGACGTCGGTACGGTGCACACCCGCACCACCGACACCCGAGCCGGCCTCCCCGTCACCTGGTACCACCGCCCCGGCTATCCCGACGGCGGTCGTGACCTCGGCAATGCCGCGGCGTTCGCCTTCGATGCCGACGTCCAGGTCCTCGCGCGCGAGACGTGTCAGAACAGTCTCGACGAGCGGCTGGTGGAGAACGGCCGTCCGGTGCGTGTCCGCTACACCCTGCACGAGCTGACGGGTGAGCACCTGGACGCCTTCCGCGAGGCGATCCTCTGGAACGACCTCTTCCCGCACTACTCCGCCGTCTCGGAGCTGGCCGGCAATCAGAAGGTCGGCCGGGTCGTCGACGCCGGTGTGCGCGACATGTACGAGAAGGGCCGCCTGGTCCTGCTGCGCGTCGACGACTACAACGCCTCCGGGCTCACCGGCGACGACTACGCGGACGGCAAGTTCGCCGCCGTCGTCCGGCGCCAGCTCGAGAGCCTGAAATCCGGCCCGGCCGCCGGTGGTTCATACGGCTTGGGCAAAGCGACGCTGTGGGCGACCAGCGCTCTCGGCCTCGTGCTCATCAACTCCACCCTGTCCGTGCCGCACGAGGGACGTACCGAGCGACGGGTGATCGGCCGTCTCGAACTGCCCTGGCGGGAGGTCGACGGACGCGCCTATGCGGGACCCGCCTGGTTCGGGCGTCCCGACCCCGACACACCGGGCGCGGAGGTCGCCCGTTCCTGGTGGGCGGACGAGGAGACCGTGGCCCGCCTGCATCTGAGCCGGGAGGGTGACGAGCCCGGTACGTCCTTTCTCATCGTGGGCGCACATGACGTGGCCAGCCTTGAAGGGGATGCGTACGACCAGGACGGGAGGCTTCGCGACGAGGAGGGGCCCGAGGACACGCGCGACATCGAGAGGATGCACGGTCGTCTGGTCGAGGCGCTGGGCCGCGACTTCTGGGCGGCCATGATCGGTGGGGGTGGCCGACTCCCGTTGTTGGAAGCCTCGGTCCGCGCTCTGCGCAACGGCGAGGAGGTCGTGCCCGAGACGAAGGTGGACCCGTCCGTCGAGCAGCCGTCCCGCACCCGCGCCCTGCGGGCCCACTACGAGGGCACCACGGTGGACCGGCTCACCGAGTCCGGTCAGGTGGCCTCGAGGTACGTTCCGTTGAAACTCCCGCTGACCGGTGGCGCCCGCGGGACGCTCGGCACCCATCAGGCGGTCCTCCTGGTCACCGAGGCAGCAGGCGACAAGGACACTCCCAAGAACCAGGTGCACTCGCTGCGCGGCAACCGTATGACGGTCAGGAAGGCCACGGTTCCGAACCTGCCGCTCGGCACCAACCCCTTCCAGGCCGTCCTCCTGGTCGGCGAGGCCGCCGGCGAGTCGGCCCCCTTCGCGAAGGAGGCCGAAGAGTTCCTGCGTGCGGCGGAACCGCCCGAGCACGACCGGTGGGGGCAGACGGAGGAGCTGACCCTGCGCTGGTCCCCTTCCGCCTATCGACGGATCAACAATTTGACGACCGAAGTCAACAGCGCGGTCAGGGAACTCGTCGTCCGTCCGAAGCGCGGCGGAGGCGGAGGCGGCGAGGCTCTCCGCAAGGCGCTGACCGTCAAGAGCCGACCCAAGGCCAAGGTGCCCACCGGTCCGGTGGTGCCGGCGCTGGACGGGCTCGAGGCGACGATCGGCGACCAGGGGGAGTGGCTGATCGCGGCGGAGGTGAGCATCCCGCGCGGTGACGAGATCGTCCCGATGGTGCCGGTCGCCCAGTTGGACGTCCATTCCGGGGGACGCCCGCGACTCGACTGGGCCGAACTCGTCGCAGTGGAGGGCTGCGAGGTGGAGAACGGAACCCTGCGTTTCCCGCCCGGGACACGCCGCGCGAAGTTCCGGGGAGCCACCGACGTCTCCAGCCACCCGGTGAGGACCGCGCTCACCCGCCTCGTCCTCGAACTGCGTGCCGGCAAGGGGGCGTGA
- a CDS encoding DUF6339 family protein, with amino-acid sequence MITQPHHVPERLALLPSSAADPFLTEGLLRGEEVHSGIDLAKVVEPLPEDDARWWVEPVRSLVEDAMFAFDKERTKADAWLAPRLHATLRLTRREAADKRLWNHLALAVAPDYVVWRHFSEPTLRVAAERFQGPAYRQCFSRLWWAAELFRNGPDYEPVVMACGNQDLIHSVLRMDFIDHRPTAQALVCLLKDGKITTGREVNGLSVAITAAGATVIYDALAPDEPRDPARLRDWIEEAQSAPPVSRHQLPEGPDEEPVPEESVVALTDYFTELFETAPVRGRKSED; translated from the coding sequence GTGATCACCCAGCCCCACCACGTGCCGGAGCGTCTCGCGCTGCTTCCCAGCTCGGCCGCGGACCCCTTCCTCACCGAGGGCCTGCTCAGGGGCGAGGAGGTCCACAGCGGCATCGACCTCGCCAAGGTCGTCGAGCCTCTGCCCGAGGACGACGCCAGGTGGTGGGTCGAGCCGGTCCGCAGCCTGGTGGAGGACGCCATGTTCGCCTTCGACAAGGAGCGTACGAAGGCCGACGCCTGGCTCGCGCCTCGGCTCCACGCGACGCTGCGTCTGACGCGGCGGGAGGCGGCGGACAAGCGGCTGTGGAACCACCTGGCGCTGGCCGTCGCTCCCGACTATGTCGTGTGGCGGCATTTCTCGGAGCCGACTCTACGCGTTGCCGCCGAGCGCTTTCAGGGTCCCGCGTATCGGCAGTGCTTCTCCCGCCTGTGGTGGGCGGCCGAGCTCTTCCGGAACGGGCCGGACTACGAACCAGTCGTCATGGCTTGTGGCAACCAGGATTTGATCCACAGCGTTCTCCGAATGGACTTCATCGACCACCGCCCCACGGCCCAGGCCTTGGTTTGCCTGCTGAAGGACGGAAAGATCACAACTGGGCGGGAGGTCAACGGCTTGAGCGTCGCCATCACAGCGGCCGGTGCGACCGTGATCTACGACGCCCTTGCACCCGACGAGCCCAGGGACCCCGCCCGCCTGCGCGACTGGATCGAGGAGGCGCAGTCGGCGCCACCGGTCTCACGCCACCAGCTCCCGGAGGGACCCGACGAGGAGCCCGTCCCCGAGGAGTCCGTGGTCGCCCTCACCGACTACTTCACGGAGCTGTTCGAAACCGCTCCGGTCAGGGGTCGAAAGAGCGAGGACTGA
- a CDS encoding DNA cytosine methyltransferase, whose amino-acid sequence MTSTPPHQSILDKPFVLDLFAGPGGLDVAGRVLDVPSLGIEWDRSACLTRYAAGLETLHADVSEVRRDSFESLPPEINVLAGGPPCQTYSVAGRGAGRKALEDVKTLINDLAAGASDEDIDKKLKSLEARGGDPRTALVLEPLRYAIQATRSPNRGYRPYDVIVLEQVPAVVEVWRHYAKVLEETGLPDGTKYKVVVDVLATETYGVPQTRSRAVLIARRTGLGEPELPEATHRAYEARQWNRRNSAGSDQVQATLDEACTEEPPSQPVKKNEPKHWLSMRDALAAEVGTHRGRKRPFLVRSNYGSSGDPKRRGVRTDQQPAATVTGRISRFVVFEHLDDHTGVVREGPRFNMNEAGMLQSFPPDYPWSGTAKAQQVGNAVPPLFGAHLLSAALGLPAPDPDALREPWAPATEEQRAKLRSHGCGAADDCTVRCPRPDEQTPPRSAPRPRKSK is encoded by the coding sequence ATGACCAGCACGCCGCCCCACCAGTCCATCCTCGACAAGCCTTTTGTCCTGGATCTCTTCGCCGGACCCGGTGGCTTGGACGTGGCCGGGCGCGTGCTGGACGTCCCGAGTCTCGGCATCGAGTGGGACAGGAGCGCCTGTCTCACGCGGTACGCGGCAGGGCTGGAGACCCTTCACGCCGACGTGAGCGAGGTCCGCAGGGACTCCTTCGAGTCGCTCCCGCCGGAGATCAACGTGCTTGCCGGCGGTCCGCCGTGTCAGACGTACTCGGTGGCGGGGCGCGGTGCGGGGCGCAAGGCGCTCGAGGACGTCAAGACGTTGATCAACGATCTGGCGGCGGGGGCCTCCGACGAGGACATCGACAAGAAGCTGAAGTCGCTGGAGGCGCGCGGTGGCGATCCCCGTACCGCGCTGGTTCTCGAACCTCTCCGGTACGCGATCCAGGCGACCAGGAGCCCCAATCGTGGGTACCGGCCGTACGACGTCATCGTGCTGGAGCAGGTCCCCGCGGTAGTGGAGGTCTGGCGACACTACGCCAAGGTGCTGGAGGAGACCGGCCTTCCCGACGGCACCAAGTACAAGGTCGTCGTCGATGTCCTCGCCACCGAGACCTACGGAGTGCCGCAGACCCGGTCCCGCGCCGTGCTGATCGCCCGTCGTACAGGACTCGGCGAGCCCGAGCTGCCCGAGGCGACTCACCGCGCCTACGAGGCCAGGCAGTGGAACCGCAGGAACAGCGCGGGTTCGGATCAGGTCCAGGCGACCCTTGACGAGGCATGCACCGAGGAACCCCCGTCCCAGCCCGTGAAGAAGAACGAGCCGAAGCACTGGCTGTCGATGCGCGATGCTCTCGCCGCAGAGGTAGGCACACACCGAGGTCGCAAGAGGCCCTTCCTGGTCCGGTCCAACTACGGCAGCTCCGGGGACCCGAAACGACGCGGCGTGCGGACCGACCAGCAGCCGGCCGCCACCGTCACCGGTCGCATCTCCCGCTTCGTGGTCTTCGAGCACCTCGACGACCACACCGGCGTCGTCCGTGAGGGGCCGCGGTTCAACATGAACGAGGCGGGGATGTTGCAGAGCTTCCCGCCGGATTACCCGTGGTCGGGCACGGCGAAGGCCCAGCAGGTGGGCAACGCGGTGCCGCCCTTGTTCGGGGCGCACCTCCTGAGCGCGGCGCTCGGCCTTCCCGCGCCCGACCCGGATGCGCTGCGGGAGCCGTGGGCGCCGGCCACGGAGGAGCAGCGGGCCAAACTGCGGAGCCACGGCTGTGGGGCGGCGGACGACTGCACCGTCCGCTGCCCACGTCCCGACGAGCAGACACCTCCTCGGTCCGCACCGCGCCCGCGTAAGAGCAAGTAG